The segment cacttgattcttaatactgtgttgttacctgaatgatccacagctgtgttttttttgtttagtgatagtagTTCAtaagtctcttgtttgtcctaaatAGTTAAAACTTTCCGCTGTTATTCATAAAAATCacttaggtcccacaaattctttggttttccagcatttttgtctatttgtattctttccaacaatgactatgtgattttgagagccatcttttcacactgaggacaactgaggcactcatatgcaactatcacagaaggtttaaacacatgctgatgcttcagaaagaggaaaagaaaaaaaaaaacaacaacattaagaGCCAGGCGTGTAAACTTTTTTTCGAAAACGGCTttcaatgcattgtgtttccttctggagcatcagtgagcatttgaaccttctgtaatggttgcatacgagtccctcagttgtcttcattgtgaaaagatagatctcaaaatcacacagtcattgttggaaaggcttcaaatacacaaaaaccaaagaatttgttggaatttaaggatttttctgaagaacagtgggcagtttaactgttcaggacaaacaagggactcaagaacACTATCACgaaaaaaactacaacaaaaaaacaactgtggaccattcagataacaacacagtattaagaatcaagtgtatgtaaacttaatttttataaattgaactattattttctcttgtggactatatgtaaatatcttttatgtgaagtaccttattcaggtcagtactaaataaaaaaataacatgcattttgtatgatccctcttattttggtaaaataattaacattttgcaaattctgcaaggtgtacgtaaacttttgacctcaactgcattTCATTCTGTATAGTTAATGCGcttaaaagcaaacaaaacaatattgttaGTGATCAAGTATGTGTCTGTCTGAGGGAAAGGGAACAGAGTAGTTACCTGAGGTGGTTCAAAGTTTGGTCTCCACCAGTTCCCAATACAGTCATCAATGACCCAGTCCTGTTTCACTCCATCTTGACGCcccaaaatcttaaaaatacatttaggaattattattaaatgaatttttcaaaattttctttGCAAGTTTTGTTACATAATAGGGTCATAAAAGATACAAGTCAAACAAGCACAATGCTCTGATAATAAGTGTTTTTGTCTTGACTTGGTTGATTGGCATTTACACTctctgaccctggaccacaaaaccttaagtagcatgggtatatttgtagcaacagccaaaaatacattgtatagatAGAATTTTGAAGGCGAAATtctcaaattttcttttattccaaaaatctttaggatattatcATGTCCCATAAAGATATTTAGTAactttcctaccataaatatactaaaaattaaCTTAACTTTGCgtattagtaatacgcatttcTAAGAatgtcatttggacaactttaaaagagattttctaaatatttagattttttgcaccctcagattccacattttcaaatagttgcatctcggccaaatacagtcttatcctaacaataaataagattggaaagcttatttattaagctttcagatacatatatatataatttttagaaaaagaaccttatggctggttttgtggtccagggtcatgtttatcattttaaatacgGTACAGAAAAGCAATCAATAATACCTCAGTCATTAGTCGTTTTAACCCCTCCACCTCATCCTCTCCAGGGTTCAACTCACCCCCaggactgtaaaaaaaaataaataaataaattaaaaaaaaatttattgacAAATGTATTAGAAGATACTTTTTACAAGTGCACGATGAACAAATAAACCAATGCAAACAAGTcatagtaaaacaataaaaaggaaTGTATAAACTTTCAACTATACAGTACAGCTTAACCACTGAAAAGCACCCATTTGAACTGAATCCACTGAATCACTGGCTGCTTACAGTTTGAAGAAGGTGGTTCCCAGCTGCAGCAGCAGAACATGAGGGAGCCTGTGCTCGTGAACGATCAGAACACCTTCCACTGTCCGCCGCATCCCGATTTTCTCAAATTCTTCCCGCATCCGCTGAAAGCGTGCGGCTACCGAGCTGTCTTTCTCATAGAGCGGCTCCTTGGTGCCGAATGTGTAATTAGTTAGTGGGTATCTGCAAAAAACCAAGTACAAAgtcattatatatacactaccagtcaaaagtttttgaacagtaagacttttaatgttttttaaaaaagtcttttctgTTCACCAACaggaacagcaaaaacagcaactgctttctatttaaatatattttaaaatgtcatttattcctgtgatttcaaagcggaatttttagcatcattactccaggatccttcagaaatcattctaatattcagatttgctacTGAAGCTTTAaaactttatcatttattatcacttttgagtGAAATAAGATGAtcaatttctatcatttcttttccaaaataaaaaattataccgactccaagctttttaatGGTGTAGTacacaatgttacaaaagctttttttatttcagacaagAGGTGATCTTTTCAagcaatcctgaaaaaaatgtacttaacccttttaaatattgatgataataaaaataaaaaaatacttgaacaaatcaacatattagaatgattattgAAGGATCGTGTAacactgaaaatttagcttgaaatcacagaaataaatgacattttaaaatatattcaaatagaaagaaactatcataaatagaaaaaatatatttcaaaaaattactgcttttactgtattttggttcaaacaaatacaggcttggtgagcagaagaaactttaaaactttacattaaacattagatatcttgattggtagtgtaaataGCTCGCAACTTTTGCAGAGAAATACCTGGATGATACAATTAACTAACTAGCTAAAAAATTAACACAAATTTAAAGATTATACTGGTACACTTAGCGCTGGCTAGTTACACGCCAAACATATGTAAACAGAAACATGTCGCGACTGTAATGGAcataaatgcaatattgtacCGATTAATTGTGcaactctaaaata is part of the Labeo rohita strain BAU-BD-2019 chromosome 18, IGBB_LRoh.1.0, whole genome shotgun sequence genome and harbors:
- the nudt21 gene encoding cleavage and polyadenylation specificity factor subunit 5; amino-acid sequence: MSVVPPNRSSTGWPRGVNQFGNKYISQPAKPLTLERTINLYPLTNYTFGTKEPLYEKDSSVAARFQRMREEFEKIGMRRTVEGVLIVHEHRLPHVLLLQLGTTFFKLPGGELNPGEDEVEGLKRLMTEILGRQDGVKQDWVIDDCIGNWWRPNFEPPQYPYIPAHITKPKEHKKLFLVQLQEKALFAVPKNYKLVAAPLFELYDNAPGYGPIISSLPQLLSRFNFIYN